The proteins below come from a single Aegilops tauschii subsp. strangulata cultivar AL8/78 chromosome 6, Aet v6.0, whole genome shotgun sequence genomic window:
- the LOC109757554 gene encoding mitogen-activated protein kinase kinase kinase 1-like, whose protein sequence is MRQLSEGVFFAGKEVSLLDKGHNSHQSILSLEQEIPLLSQFEHQNIVQHYGTDKGDSKLYIFIELVTQGSLSSLYPKYKLQDLQVCAYTRQIINGLVYLDERNVVHGHFFLLTGIKCANILVHANGSVKLTDFGFMKEVSKINMLRSCKGSVYWMAPEDVNHRKTYEHAADMWSLGCTVLEMLTCQIPYPNAEG, encoded by the exons Atgcgccagctcag TGAAGGTGTGTTCTTTGCTGGTAAGGAAGTATCTTTGCTTGACAAAGGACACAATTCACATCAATCTATTCTTTCACTTGAACAG GAAATTCCTCTCCTTAGTCAGTTTGAACATCAAAATATAGTCCAGCATTATGGAACTGACAA GGGAGATTCTAAACTCTACATTTTTATTGAGCTTGTTACACAGGGTTCTCTTTCATCCCTCTATCCGAAGTATAAACTGCAAGACTTACAAGTCTGTGCGTACACACGGCAGATTATCAATGGATTGGTTTATCTCGATGAGAGGAATGTGGTCCATGG ACATTTCTTTCTACTCACAGGTATCAAATGCGCCAATATATTGGTTCATGCAAATGGATCGGTAAAACTTACAGATTTTGGGTTTATGAAGGAG GTGTCTAAAATTAATATGCTGAGATCATGCAAAGGAAGTGTTTACTGGATGGCACCTGAG GATGTTAATCATAGAAAAACATATGAGCATGCAGCTGACATGTGGAGCTTGGGTTGTACCGTGTTGGAAATGCTAACCTGCCAAATACCATATCCGAATGCTGAGGGGTAA